One Streptomyces sp. V4I8 genomic window carries:
- a CDS encoding putative hydro-lyase, with translation MTEDRPLPLVDEHAHAWSPKTARARFRDGLTGHTAGVAAGHTQVNLISVPADWAYDMLLFCQRNPKPCPVLDVTEAGSWTTVLAEGADLRTDLPRYRVWRDGELVDEPTDVRGHWRSDLVSFLIGCSFTFEWALAEAGVPIRHVEQGRNVPMYVTSRQCRPAGRLHGPMVVSMRPVPPVHVAAALRETGLLPAVHGSPVHCGDPSALGIADLGRPDFGDPVVAEPDDIPMFWACGVTPQAAVMASRPPFAITHAPGQMFLTDARDEQYRIA, from the coding sequence GTGACCGAAGACCGCCCGCTCCCCCTGGTCGACGAGCACGCGCACGCGTGGAGCCCGAAAACGGCCCGCGCCCGCTTCCGGGACGGCCTCACGGGCCACACTGCCGGGGTCGCGGCGGGCCACACCCAGGTCAACCTGATCTCGGTGCCCGCCGACTGGGCGTACGACATGCTGCTGTTCTGCCAGCGCAACCCCAAGCCCTGTCCGGTCCTCGACGTCACGGAGGCCGGTTCCTGGACGACCGTCCTCGCCGAGGGCGCCGATCTGCGCACCGATCTGCCGCGCTACCGGGTGTGGCGGGACGGCGAGTTGGTGGACGAGCCGACGGACGTGCGCGGCCACTGGCGGAGCGATCTGGTGTCGTTCCTGATCGGGTGCAGCTTCACCTTCGAGTGGGCGCTGGCCGAGGCGGGGGTGCCGATCCGCCATGTCGAGCAGGGCCGCAACGTCCCGATGTACGTGACCAGCCGTCAGTGCCGCCCGGCGGGGCGGCTGCACGGCCCCATGGTGGTGTCCATGCGCCCGGTGCCGCCGGTCCATGTGGCGGCGGCGCTGAGGGAGACCGGTCTCCTCCCGGCGGTGCACGGCAGCCCCGTGCACTGCGGCGATCCGTCGGCCCTGGGCATCGCCGACCTCGGCCGCCCCGACTTCGGCGACCCGGTGGTCGCCGAGCCGGACGACATCCCGATGTTCTGGGCGTGCGGAGTGACCCCGCAGGCCGCCGTGATGGCCTCGCGCCCGCCGTTCGCCATCACCCACGCACCGGGCCAGATGTTCCTCACCGATGCCCGCGACGAGCAGTACCGCATCGCCTGA
- a CDS encoding LamB/YcsF family protein produces MTSIDLNADLGEGFGRWQLTDDERLLSVVTSANVACGFHAGDAATMRRVCEQAAARGVRIGAQVSYRDLAGFGRRAMDVPPAELAAEVAYQIGALEVFARAAGTRVSYVKPHGALYNRVVHDEEQAGAVVDGVLLADATLPVLGLPGSRLLELAAQAGLPAVTEAFADRAYTEQGTLVPRGQEGAVVTDPGAVVERSVGLARSGVVTARSGARIEVRARSLCLHGDTPGAVELARRVRARLEESGVRVEAFV; encoded by the coding sequence ATGACCTCCATCGACCTGAACGCCGACCTCGGCGAAGGCTTCGGCCGCTGGCAGCTCACCGACGACGAGCGGCTGCTGTCCGTCGTCACCAGCGCCAACGTGGCCTGCGGCTTCCACGCCGGGGACGCGGCCACCATGCGGCGGGTGTGCGAGCAGGCGGCCGCGCGCGGAGTACGGATCGGCGCCCAGGTCTCCTACCGGGACCTGGCGGGGTTCGGGCGGCGCGCCATGGACGTGCCGCCCGCCGAGCTGGCGGCCGAAGTGGCGTACCAGATCGGCGCCCTGGAGGTGTTCGCGCGAGCGGCGGGCACGCGCGTGTCGTACGTCAAGCCGCACGGCGCGCTCTACAACCGCGTGGTGCACGACGAGGAGCAGGCCGGCGCGGTCGTCGACGGCGTGCTCCTGGCGGACGCCACGCTGCCCGTGCTCGGCCTGCCCGGCTCGCGGCTGCTGGAGCTGGCCGCCCAGGCCGGACTCCCCGCCGTCACGGAGGCGTTCGCGGACCGCGCGTACACCGAGCAGGGCACGCTCGTGCCCCGCGGCCAGGAGGGTGCCGTGGTCACCGACCCGGGGGCCGTCGTGGAGCGCTCGGTGGGCCTGGCCCGATCGGGCGTGGTCACCGCCCGCTCCGGGGCGCGGATCGAGGTACGCGCGCGTTCCCTGTGCCTGCACGGGGACACACCCGGCGCCGTCGAGCTGGCCCGCCGGGTGCGGGCTCGGCTGGAGGAGTCGGGTGTCCGGGTGGAGGCCTTCGTATGA
- a CDS encoding allophanate hydrolase subunit 1, giving the protein MRALPVGDDALLVEVASGEEAQALHAELLRRRAEGSLPVREIVPAARTVLLDGLADPARLASELTTADVPPAPARARDVVELPVRYDGPDLADVAAHWGVSPHEVARIHAATEFSVAFCGFAPGFGYLTGLPPRYDVPRRATPRTAVPAGAVALAGPYTGVYPRSSPGGWQLIGTTDTVLWDHTRVPAALLSPGTRVRFVPVRSS; this is encoded by the coding sequence ATGAGGGCGCTGCCCGTCGGCGACGACGCCCTGCTCGTCGAGGTGGCCTCGGGCGAGGAGGCCCAGGCACTGCACGCGGAGCTGCTTCGGCGCCGCGCCGAGGGCTCGCTGCCGGTCCGCGAGATCGTCCCCGCCGCCCGGACGGTCCTGCTCGACGGCCTCGCGGACCCGGCCCGCCTGGCCTCCGAACTGACCACCGCCGACGTCCCGCCCGCTCCCGCCCGCGCGCGTGACGTCGTCGAACTGCCGGTGCGCTACGACGGCCCGGACCTCGCCGACGTCGCCGCGCACTGGGGCGTCTCCCCGCACGAGGTGGCCCGCATCCACGCGGCGACCGAATTCAGCGTCGCCTTCTGCGGTTTCGCCCCCGGGTTCGGCTATCTCACGGGCCTGCCGCCGCGCTACGACGTCCCGCGCCGGGCCACACCGCGCACGGCGGTCCCCGCCGGTGCGGTGGCGCTGGCGGGCCCGTACACCGGCGTGTACCCGCGCTCGTCACCGGGCGGCTGGCAGCTGATCGGCACCACGGACACCGTGCTGTGGGACCACACGCGCGTGCCGGCAGCGCTGCTGTCACCGGGCACGCGCGTGCGCTTCGTTCCGGTGAGGAGCTCATGA
- a CDS encoding biotin-dependent carboxyltransferase family protein — translation MTDRALSVVRAGALTTVQDLGRPGHAHLGVPRSGALDGPTAARVNRLVGNGPEAAVLETTLNGCAVRPRSTVTVAVGGAPCRVTLDGRPVAWGAPVRVPSGALLDVGAATSGVRSYVAVSGGITVEPVLGSRSTDLLSGLGPPPLTDGTVLPLGRSTRLQACVDVAPQPAPPAELVLRVTPGPRDDWFTPAAVRAFTSRAYSVSPASNRIGLRTEGPALERAITRELPSEGMVLGAVQVPPDGRPVVFLADHPTTGGYPVIAVVRTADLPAAAQAVPGTPVRFVAVRRR, via the coding sequence ATGACAGACCGCGCGCTCTCCGTCGTACGCGCCGGGGCGCTCACCACCGTGCAGGACCTCGGCCGCCCCGGACACGCCCACCTCGGCGTGCCCCGCTCGGGTGCGCTGGACGGGCCGACGGCGGCACGGGTGAACCGGCTGGTCGGCAACGGCCCCGAGGCGGCCGTACTGGAGACCACGCTCAACGGCTGTGCGGTGCGGCCTCGTTCGACGGTGACCGTGGCGGTCGGCGGCGCGCCCTGCCGCGTCACGTTGGACGGACGCCCGGTCGCCTGGGGCGCTCCGGTGCGCGTGCCCTCCGGGGCGCTCCTGGACGTCGGCGCGGCCACGTCGGGCGTACGGAGCTATGTGGCCGTCTCCGGCGGTATCACCGTCGAGCCGGTCCTCGGCAGCCGCTCCACGGACCTTCTGTCCGGCCTCGGCCCACCGCCCCTCACGGACGGCACCGTGCTGCCTCTCGGCCGATCGACACGGCTCCAGGCGTGCGTGGACGTCGCTCCGCAGCCGGCACCGCCCGCCGAACTCGTCCTGCGCGTGACACCGGGTCCGCGCGACGACTGGTTCACACCGGCGGCCGTGCGCGCCTTCACGTCCCGCGCGTACAGCGTGTCCCCCGCCAGCAACCGCATCGGGCTGCGCACCGAAGGCCCCGCCCTGGAACGGGCGATCACCCGCGAACTCCCCAGCGAGGGCATGGTCCTGGGCGCGGTCCAGGTCCCGCCCGACGGCCGGCCGGTCGTGTTCCTGGCCGACCACCCGACCACGGGCGGCTACCCGGTGATCGCCGTCGTGCGCACGGCCGACCTCCCGGCCGCCGCCCAGGCGGTACCGGGCACCCCCGTCCGCTTCGTGGCCGTACGCCGTCGCTGA
- a CDS encoding glycosyltransferase, which produces MNTSLRIVRLANFVAPASGGLRTALRELGKGFKLAGHDPVLVVPGEKYSDCETEQGRVITLPGPMLPGTGGYRVLVDKRRVAALLEELAPDRLEVSDRTTLRWTGRWARRARVPAVMVSHETADGVLRTWGLSENLSRRAADALNVRTAHTYSKVVCTTEFAEREFVRIGARNVVRAPLGVDLMNRRPTLRDAALRETHARADEKLLVMCSRLSVEKRPGTALEALESLRGRGVRAVLVVAGNGPLRARLEQRAQERDLPVTFLGHVADRSLLGALQASADICLAPGPAETFGLAALEAMACGTPVVASASSALPEVIGSAGATAADNGGAFADAVEMLLDRPERERREAARARAECFGWGAAVDAFLTAHDAAVPVRSFARAEGAA; this is translated from the coding sequence ATGAACACCTCGCTGCGCATCGTCCGGCTGGCGAACTTCGTCGCCCCCGCATCCGGGGGGCTGCGTACCGCGCTCCGCGAGCTGGGCAAGGGCTTCAAGCTGGCGGGCCACGATCCCGTGCTCGTCGTGCCCGGTGAGAAGTACAGCGACTGCGAGACCGAGCAGGGCCGGGTGATCACCCTGCCCGGCCCGATGCTGCCCGGCACCGGCGGCTACCGCGTGCTCGTCGACAAGCGGCGGGTCGCGGCCCTCCTTGAGGAGCTCGCCCCCGACCGCCTGGAGGTCTCCGACCGTACGACGCTGCGCTGGACCGGCAGGTGGGCCCGTCGCGCCCGGGTCCCCGCCGTGATGGTCTCCCACGAGACCGCCGACGGTGTGCTGCGCACCTGGGGGCTGTCGGAGAACCTGTCCCGGCGCGCCGCCGACGCCCTCAACGTCCGTACGGCCCACACGTACTCGAAGGTCGTGTGCACCACCGAGTTCGCCGAGCGGGAGTTCGTGCGGATCGGCGCCCGCAACGTCGTACGGGCCCCGCTGGGCGTCGACCTGATGAACCGGCGGCCCACCCTGCGCGACGCGGCGCTGCGCGAGACCCACGCGCGTGCCGACGAGAAGCTGCTCGTGATGTGCTCCCGGCTCTCCGTGGAGAAGCGTCCCGGCACCGCGCTGGAGGCCCTGGAGTCGCTGCGTGGGCGCGGCGTGCGGGCGGTGCTCGTGGTGGCCGGGAACGGCCCGCTGCGGGCGCGGCTCGAACAGCGGGCGCAGGAGCGCGACCTGCCGGTGACCTTCCTCGGGCATGTCGCCGACCGCAGCCTGCTCGGCGCGCTCCAGGCCTCCGCCGACATCTGCCTGGCCCCCGGGCCCGCCGAGACGTTCGGGCTCGCCGCGCTGGAGGCCATGGCCTGCGGCACGCCCGTCGTGGCGAGCGCGTCGTCCGCGCTGCCGGAGGTCATCGGCTCCGCCGGCGCCACCGCGGCGGACAACGGGGGCGCCTTCGCGGACGCCGTGGAGATGCTGCTCGACCGGCCCGAGCGCGAGCGCCGGGAGGCGGCACGCGCGCGTGCGGAGTGCTTCGGCTGGGGCGCGGCCGTGGACGCCTTCCTCACCGCGCACGACGCGGCGGTGCCGGTGCGTTCCTTCGCGCGTGCGGAGGGCGCGGCATGA
- a CDS encoding glycosyltransferase family 4 protein, with amino-acid sequence MRVVIVTESFPPDVNGVAHCALQTARHLVDRGHAPSVVAPAPAPGNKAAAALAPCPVVHVPSLPLPGYPQVRVALPSRRLAAALIQHQPDIVHLASPFVLGVRGMAAAARLGIPAVAVYQTDLAGYARTYMGAGEAAAWRRIRSVHSAADLTLVPSSASMRDLETHGVPRLRLWARGVDTARFRPELRDEALRRELAPNGEIIVGYVGRLAPEKHIELLSGVCGLRGVKVVIVGDGPSQPALAEALPGAVFLGRRGGDDLARIFASFDVFAHTGPFETFCQTVQEAMASGVSVVAPAAGGPLDLVDHGRTGLLVPPRDADAVRDAVRSLATDPALRAAYGAAGRATVEGRTWATIGDQLITHYEAVLKARRPAVAV; translated from the coding sequence ATGCGTGTCGTCATCGTGACCGAATCCTTTCCCCCCGATGTGAACGGCGTGGCCCACTGCGCGCTCCAGACCGCCCGACACCTCGTCGATCGCGGTCACGCCCCCAGCGTCGTCGCCCCGGCCCCCGCTCCCGGAAACAAGGCGGCCGCCGCTCTGGCGCCCTGCCCCGTCGTCCATGTCCCCTCCCTCCCGCTCCCCGGCTATCCCCAGGTCAGGGTCGCGCTCCCCAGCCGGCGCCTCGCCGCAGCACTGATCCAGCACCAGCCCGACATCGTGCACCTGGCCAGCCCCTTCGTCCTCGGCGTCCGCGGTATGGCCGCCGCCGCCCGGCTCGGCATCCCCGCCGTCGCCGTCTACCAGACCGACCTGGCCGGATATGCCCGCACCTACATGGGCGCCGGCGAGGCCGCGGCCTGGCGGCGCATACGCTCCGTCCACTCCGCCGCCGACCTCACCCTCGTCCCGTCCAGCGCGTCCATGCGCGATCTCGAGACCCACGGCGTGCCCCGGCTCAGGCTGTGGGCTCGCGGCGTGGACACCGCACGGTTCCGCCCCGAACTCCGGGACGAGGCGCTGCGCCGCGAACTCGCCCCGAACGGCGAGATCATCGTCGGCTACGTCGGGCGGCTCGCCCCCGAGAAGCACATCGAGCTGCTCTCCGGGGTGTGCGGCCTGCGGGGCGTGAAGGTCGTGATCGTCGGTGACGGGCCGAGCCAGCCCGCACTGGCCGAGGCGCTGCCCGGCGCGGTCTTCCTGGGCCGGCGCGGCGGAGACGACCTCGCCCGGATCTTCGCCTCGTTCGACGTCTTCGCCCACACCGGCCCCTTCGAGACCTTCTGCCAGACCGTGCAGGAGGCCATGGCGAGCGGCGTCTCCGTCGTCGCGCCCGCCGCCGGCGGCCCCCTGGACCTGGTCGACCACGGCCGCACCGGGCTCCTGGTGCCCCCGCGCGACGCCGACGCCGTACGGGACGCCGTGCGGTCCCTGGCCACCGACCCCGCGCTGCGGGCCGCCTACGGGGCCGCCGGGCGCGCCACGGTCGAGGGACGCACCTGGGCCACCATCGGCGATCAGCTCATCACCCACTACGAGGCCGTGCTCAAGGCGCGGAGGCCGGCGGTGGCGGTATGA
- a CDS encoding HEAT repeat domain-containing protein, giving the protein MFEPVIAPSGTLLGLLQRGRGDGTLHALTAPRAEALAALNHCVLRDPRHDWQVENRSLYYARLYLDLNGELDEIEAHLFDVEDALDTEESRTGLALAVLGHLASYGRRDALELLRRYAATGSNWAWALDELALRDDDAGLRALAAPVLARFPADPQGEAELATVVRDAFEPRPWRLWAEDPRESIATRVRAAHEAGCFDRWQRQIRPTGPRPGWSVQAVFEWAQQGIERGAALHVPAARCLMAVAGPEDRPEIVAAAKDGTDGARCTALRYLADSNDPEALDLIEAAVVTGSSAVVEAAVDAFERMRSVAAVDRARGWARRPDELGAAAGRVLACRGGAEDKDLVLAALREAVRGEGPDAPTLWTLVDGTGRLGIGCAAPVLRHIYRETASSHLRGRTARALAATDPSFPSGFAVECLWDCEETTREIAARHAETGDTRVVERLRRLAADPAEEAEVQTAVRSRIGPDMTAG; this is encoded by the coding sequence ATGTTCGAACCGGTCATAGCGCCCAGCGGTACGCTGCTCGGCCTGCTCCAGCGGGGTCGCGGCGACGGCACACTGCACGCGCTCACCGCCCCGCGCGCCGAGGCGCTCGCGGCCCTGAACCACTGCGTGCTGCGGGACCCCCGCCACGACTGGCAGGTGGAGAACCGCTCCCTCTACTACGCCCGTCTCTACCTCGACCTGAACGGCGAGCTGGACGAGATCGAGGCGCACCTCTTCGATGTCGAGGACGCCCTCGACACCGAGGAGTCCCGCACGGGCCTGGCCCTGGCCGTCCTCGGCCACCTCGCCTCCTACGGCAGGCGGGACGCCCTGGAACTGCTGCGCAGGTACGCCGCCACGGGCTCCAACTGGGCCTGGGCCCTGGACGAGCTCGCGCTCAGGGACGACGACGCGGGCCTGCGTGCCCTCGCCGCGCCCGTCCTGGCCCGTTTCCCGGCCGATCCCCAGGGCGAGGCCGAGCTGGCCACCGTCGTACGCGATGCCTTCGAGCCACGGCCCTGGCGGCTGTGGGCCGAGGATCCGCGCGAATCGATCGCCACGCGTGTGCGTGCCGCTCACGAGGCCGGCTGCTTCGACCGCTGGCAGCGGCAGATACGACCTACCGGGCCCCGTCCGGGGTGGAGCGTGCAGGCGGTCTTCGAGTGGGCCCAGCAGGGCATCGAGCGCGGAGCCGCGCTCCATGTGCCCGCCGCGCGGTGCCTCATGGCCGTCGCCGGCCCCGAGGACCGGCCGGAAATCGTCGCCGCCGCCAAGGACGGCACCGACGGAGCCCGCTGTACCGCTCTGCGCTACCTCGCCGACAGCAATGATCCCGAGGCCCTCGACCTGATCGAGGCGGCCGTGGTCACCGGGTCGTCGGCCGTCGTGGAGGCCGCCGTCGACGCCTTCGAACGGATGCGCAGTGTCGCCGCCGTCGACCGCGCGCGTGGCTGGGCCCGACGGCCCGATGAACTCGGCGCCGCCGCCGGACGCGTGCTCGCCTGCCGGGGCGGAGCCGAGGACAAGGACCTGGTCCTGGCCGCGCTACGGGAGGCCGTACGGGGTGAAGGTCCCGACGCGCCGACCCTGTGGACCCTGGTGGACGGCACCGGACGTCTCGGCATCGGCTGCGCCGCCCCCGTCCTGCGCCATATCTACCGCGAGACCGCCTCCTCCCATCTACGGGGCCGCACGGCCCGTGCCCTGGCCGCCACCGACCCCTCCTTCCCGTCCGGCTTCGCCGTCGAGTGCCTCTGGGACTGCGAGGAGACCACTCGCGAGATCGCCGCGCGGCACGCCGAGACCGGTGACACGCGCGTCGTCGAGCGACTGCGCCGGCTCGCCGCCGACCCGGCCGAGGAGGCCGAGGTGCAGACGGCCGTACGCAGTCGGATCGGACCGGACATGACAGCCGGCTGA
- a CDS encoding ankyrin repeat domain-containing protein yields the protein MTDVPDPEVVELATKIFDLARQGQTEALVAYVDAGVPANLTNDRGDSLVMLAAYHGHADAVRALLARGAEGDRVNDRGQTPLAGAVFKGETEVIKVLLEAGADPAAGTPSAVDTARMFAKTELLELFGAH from the coding sequence ATGACAGATGTTCCCGACCCCGAGGTCGTGGAGCTGGCGACCAAGATCTTCGATCTGGCCCGGCAGGGGCAGACCGAGGCGCTCGTGGCGTATGTCGACGCGGGCGTTCCGGCCAACCTCACCAACGACCGCGGCGACTCCCTCGTGATGCTCGCCGCCTATCACGGCCATGCCGACGCGGTGCGCGCCCTGCTCGCCCGGGGTGCCGAAGGCGACCGTGTCAACGACCGGGGGCAGACGCCACTCGCCGGTGCCGTCTTCAAAGGCGAGACGGAAGTGATCAAGGTCCTTCTGGAGGCCGGTGCCGACCCGGCCGCGGGCACCCCGTCGGCCGTCGACACGGCCCGCATGTTCGCCAAGACGGAACTGCTCGAGCTGTTCGGCGCCCACTGA
- a CDS encoding PLP-dependent aminotransferase family protein, producing the protein MAQWTSAVGAAQLARLLTSQQDRPAGPGTKRPPAYRSLADGIRLLVLEGRVPVAARLPAERELALSLSVSRTTVAAAYEALRTEGFLESRRGAGSWTAVPAGNPLPARGLEPLPPEALGSMIDLGTAALPAPEPWLTRAVQGALEELPPYAHTHGDYPAGLPALRAMIADRYTARGIPTMPEQIMVTTGAMGAMDAICHLFAGRGERIAVESPSYANILQLMREAGARLVPVAMAEGLAGWDVDRWRQVLREAAPRLAYVVADFHNPTGALADEDQRRRLVDAARSAGTVLVADETMSELWLDPDVEMPRAVCAFDPAGSTVITVGSASKAFWAGMRIGWVRAAPDVIRSLVAARAYADLGTPVLEQLAVNWLFGTGGWEQAVELRRGQARENRDALVTAVRRELPGWEFEVPRGGLTLWVRTGGLSGSRLAEVGERVGVRVPSGPRFGVDGAFEGYVRLPFTVGGAVAEEAAVRLGAAARLVESGATGAGESLRPFVA; encoded by the coding sequence ATGGCTCAGTGGACTTCCGCGGTGGGGGCCGCGCAGCTCGCCCGGCTGCTCACCTCCCAGCAGGACCGCCCCGCCGGGCCCGGCACCAAGCGCCCGCCCGCGTACCGGTCCCTGGCCGACGGCATCCGACTGCTCGTCCTGGAGGGGCGCGTCCCGGTCGCCGCGCGGCTGCCCGCCGAGCGGGAACTGGCCCTCTCCCTGTCGGTGAGCCGTACGACCGTGGCCGCCGCGTACGAGGCGCTGCGCACCGAGGGGTTCCTGGAGTCGCGGCGCGGGGCCGGGAGCTGGACGGCCGTACCGGCCGGGAACCCGCTGCCCGCGCGGGGCCTGGAGCCCCTGCCGCCCGAGGCGCTGGGCTCGATGATCGACCTGGGCACCGCGGCGCTGCCCGCGCCCGAGCCGTGGCTGACCCGTGCCGTCCAGGGCGCCCTGGAGGAGCTGCCCCCGTACGCCCACACCCACGGCGACTATCCGGCCGGGCTGCCCGCGCTGCGCGCGATGATCGCCGACCGGTACACGGCGCGCGGGATTCCGACCATGCCCGAGCAGATCATGGTGACGACCGGGGCGATGGGCGCCATGGACGCGATCTGCCATCTGTTCGCGGGGCGCGGCGAGCGGATCGCGGTCGAGTCGCCGTCGTATGCCAACATCCTCCAGCTGATGCGGGAGGCGGGCGCCCGGCTCGTGCCCGTCGCCATGGCCGAGGGGCTGGCCGGCTGGGACGTGGACCGGTGGCGGCAGGTGCTGCGGGAGGCCGCGCCCCGGCTCGCCTATGTCGTGGCCGACTTCCACAACCCGACCGGGGCGCTGGCCGACGAGGACCAGCGCCGGCGCCTGGTGGACGCGGCGCGATCGGCGGGGACGGTCCTCGTCGCCGACGAGACGATGAGCGAGCTGTGGCTCGACCCGGACGTGGAGATGCCGCGAGCGGTGTGCGCCTTCGACCCCGCGGGGTCGACCGTCATCACCGTCGGCTCGGCCAGCAAGGCCTTCTGGGCGGGGATGCGGATCGGCTGGGTGCGGGCTGCTCCCGATGTGATCCGCTCTCTCGTGGCCGCGCGCGCCTACGCCGATCTGGGCACGCCCGTCCTGGAGCAGCTGGCCGTGAACTGGCTGTTCGGCACGGGGGGTTGGGAGCAGGCGGTGGAGCTGCGGCGGGGGCAGGCGCGGGAGAACCGGGACGCGCTCGTCACGGCCGTGCGGCGGGAGCTGCCCGGGTGGGAGTTCGAGGTGCCCCGGGGCGGGCTCACGCTGTGGGTCCGGACGGGTGGCCTGTCGGGGTCGCGGCTCGCGGAAGTCGGGGAGCGGGTCGGGGTCCGGGTGCCTTCCGGGCCTCGGTTCGGCGTGGACGGGGCCTTCGAGGGGTATGTGCGGCTGCCGTTCACCGTGGGGGGCGCGGTGGCGGAGGAGGCCGCGGTGCGGTTGGGAGCGGCGGCGCGGTTGGTGGAGAGCGGGGCGACCGGGGCAGGGGAGTCCTTGCGGCCGTTCGTGGCGTGA
- a CDS encoding YitT family protein: MHQSTTTTGGHVLSTQGHRTKRLTHGHLTRRLAQLYIGLALYGASSALLVEAGLGLEPWNVLHQGLAERTGLTIGVVSIIVGAAVLLLWIPLRQRPGLGTVSNVFVVGLAMDGTLALLPEAHSLAVRIPLLLAGIVLNGVATGLYIAARFGPGPRDGLMTGLHRRTGRSIRLMRTAVEIAVVVTGFALGGTVGVGTVLYAVSIGPLAQVFLRVFAVPSASDGSTVVAAGQPRRAILRP; this comes from the coding sequence ATGCATCAGTCCACTACCACCACAGGGGGGCATGTCTTGTCCACGCAGGGACATCGCACAAAGCGGCTCACGCACGGGCACCTCACACGGCGGCTGGCCCAGCTCTACATCGGGCTCGCGCTGTACGGCGCGAGCTCGGCGCTGCTCGTCGAGGCGGGCCTGGGCCTGGAGCCCTGGAACGTGCTGCACCAGGGCCTCGCCGAGCGCACCGGCCTGACGATCGGCGTCGTGTCGATCATCGTCGGCGCAGCGGTGCTGCTCCTGTGGATCCCGCTGCGCCAGCGCCCGGGCCTCGGGACGGTCTCCAACGTCTTCGTGGTCGGCCTCGCCATGGACGGCACGCTCGCCCTGCTTCCCGAGGCCCACAGCCTGGCCGTACGGATCCCTCTCCTCCTGGCCGGCATCGTGCTGAACGGCGTGGCCACCGGCCTCTACATCGCCGCCCGCTTCGGACCGGGCCCCCGGGACGGTCTGATGACCGGTCTGCACCGGCGTACCGGTCGCTCGATCCGGCTGATGCGCACGGCCGTCGAGATCGCGGTCGTCGTGACCGGCTTCGCCCTGGGCGGCACGGTCGGTGTGGGCACCGTCCTCTACGCGGTGTCCATCGGCCCGCTCGCCCAGGTCTTCCTGCGCGTGTTCGCCGTCCCTTCGGCATCGGACGGCAGCACGGTCGTTGCCGCCGGGCAACCCCGGCGCGCGATACTGCGTCCGTGA
- a CDS encoding glycerophosphodiester phosphodiesterase has translation MSTTRIRHPYLDHPGPIPFAHRGGAADGLENTVLQFRRAVELGYRYIETDVHSTRDGKLVAFHDSTLDRVTDGAGRIADLPWSDVRHARVGGKEPVPLFEELLETFPEVRWNVDLKAEPALHPFLDLIGRTNAWDRICVGSFSEARVIRTQRLAGPRLATSYGTRGVLNLRLRSWGVPAALRRSAVAAQVPEAQSGIQVVDHRFVRAAHARGLQVHVWTINDPDVMHRLLDLGVDGIMTDHIDTLRKVMEDRGVWV, from the coding sequence GTGAGCACCACGCGGATACGCCACCCCTACCTCGACCACCCCGGCCCGATCCCCTTCGCCCACCGGGGCGGCGCGGCGGACGGCCTGGAGAACACCGTGCTGCAGTTCCGGCGCGCGGTCGAACTGGGCTACCGGTACATCGAGACCGACGTCCACAGCACTCGCGATGGCAAGCTCGTGGCGTTCCACGACTCGACGCTGGACCGGGTGACGGACGGGGCGGGCCGGATCGCGGACCTGCCCTGGAGCGACGTACGGCACGCGCGCGTGGGCGGCAAGGAGCCGGTGCCCCTCTTCGAAGAGCTCCTGGAGACGTTCCCCGAGGTGCGCTGGAACGTCGACCTCAAGGCGGAGCCGGCGCTCCACCCCTTCCTCGATCTGATCGGGCGCACCAACGCCTGGGACCGCATCTGCGTCGGCTCCTTCTCCGAGGCCCGCGTCATCCGCACCCAGCGCCTGGCCGGACCGCGCCTGGCGACGTCGTACGGCACCCGGGGCGTGCTCAATCTGCGGCTGCGCTCCTGGGGCGTGCCGGCCGCGCTGCGCCGCTCGGCGGTGGCCGCCCAGGTGCCCGAGGCACAGTCCGGCATCCAGGTCGTGGACCACCGCTTCGTACGGGCCGCCCACGCGCGCGGGCTGCAGGTGCACGTGTGGACCATCAATGATCCCGATGTGATGCACCGGCTCCTGGACCTGGGAGTCGATGGCATCATGACCGATCACATCGACACATTGCGCAAGGTCATGGAGGACCGCGGCGTCTGGGTCTGA